In a single window of the uncultured Pseudodesulfovibrio sp. genome:
- a CDS encoding PEP-CTERM sorting domain-containing protein — MKKLFMYFALALTVLAMPGISQAANIYGWTLDLSDYSGNTFSDIAELSVYGYGDIDQSYGGDGVLSSGDTFTVSSMLYNVAYTDINGVYYNNPDWGGGLELFFASDNLSGIVTNVDPVTGNFDYEYQSGDITLYFGNSNDIANATALATMSLSWGLGDSTSENNGGQALSGETDMGIQFITSVLANGLIWFDVNDYPELAALYPNLSTFLTFDLNNNLNTNIVPLTLTQDGFTARVTTGGDITLVATPEPSTFLILGFGLLGLVGFRKKFKKA, encoded by the coding sequence ATGAAGAAGTTGTTTATGTATTTTGCACTGGCTCTGACCGTGCTGGCCATGCCCGGTATCTCCCAGGCTGCCAACATCTACGGTTGGACTTTGGACCTCTCTGACTACAGCGGGAACACTTTCTCCGACATCGCCGAGCTGAGCGTTTACGGCTACGGTGACATCGATCAGAGCTACGGCGGTGACGGCGTGCTCAGCTCCGGTGACACCTTTACCGTTTCCTCCATGCTCTACAACGTCGCCTACACCGACATCAACGGCGTTTACTACAACAATCCTGACTGGGGCGGAGGACTGGAACTCTTCTTCGCATCCGACAACCTGTCTGGTATCGTTACCAACGTTGATCCGGTGACCGGCAATTTCGACTACGAGTATCAGTCCGGCGACATCACCCTGTACTTTGGCAACAGCAACGACATCGCTAATGCCACTGCCCTCGCCACTATGTCTCTCTCCTGGGGCTTGGGCGATTCCACCAGCGAGAACAACGGTGGTCAGGCTCTGTCCGGCGAAACCGACATGGGCATTCAGTTCATCACCTCGGTCCTCGCCAATGGCCTGATCTGGTTCGACGTCAACGACTACCCGGAACTGGCTGCTCTGTACCCCAATCTGAGCACGTTCCTCACCTTTGACCTGAACAACAACCTGAACACCAATATCGTTCCGCTGACTCTCACTCAGGACGGCTTCACCGCTCGGGTCACCACCGGCGGCGACATCACCCTGGTTGCCACTCCGGAACCCTCCACCTTCCTGATCCTCGGCTTCGGTCTGCTCGGCCTGGTCGGCTTCCGCAAGAAGTTCAAGAAGGCGTAA
- a CDS encoding CAAX prenyl protease-related protein — MKRNTHDLLARVVPFGLYMAFVALLEIPSLLGGEPLSPDVILALYPVKIAMVVIALIVFGKSYTDLDWSSLRQTAPTALSIGVGVVVFILWINLDLPWATQGELTAYDPTSAANGWVYPLIIARTVGAVVVVPIMEELFWRSFLARYLIDRNFMAVRAGTFTMFTFLATSALFGLEHQLYLAGILAGLAYNGIYLKTKSLAQCVLSHAVTNGLLAGYVLTTQNWRFW, encoded by the coding sequence ATGAAAAGAAACACTCATGACCTGCTGGCGCGGGTCGTCCCGTTCGGTCTGTACATGGCCTTTGTTGCGTTATTGGAGATTCCTTCCTTGCTCGGCGGCGAACCGCTGTCCCCGGATGTGATACTCGCCCTGTATCCGGTCAAGATCGCCATGGTAGTGATCGCCCTGATAGTGTTCGGAAAATCTTACACCGACCTGGATTGGAGTTCACTGCGCCAGACAGCACCCACCGCGCTCAGCATAGGCGTCGGAGTCGTGGTCTTCATTTTATGGATCAACCTGGATCTGCCCTGGGCAACTCAGGGTGAACTGACCGCGTACGATCCTACCAGTGCCGCAAATGGCTGGGTCTATCCGTTGATCATAGCGCGCACCGTGGGGGCGGTCGTCGTGGTCCCCATCATGGAAGAACTTTTCTGGCGCTCCTTCCTGGCCAGATACCTCATCGACAGGAACTTCATGGCGGTCCGCGCCGGCACCTTCACGATGTTCACCTTCCTGGCCACCTCCGCCCTCTTCGGCCTGGAGCATCAGCTCTACCTGGCGGGCATCCTTGCGGGACTGGCCTACAACGGAATCTACTTAAAGACCAAAAGCCTTGCCCAATGCGTCCTCAGCCACGCGGTGACCAACGGCCTTCTGGCTGGCTATGTCCTGACCACCCAGAACTGGCGGTTCTGGTAG
- a CDS encoding HlyD family efflux transporter periplasmic adaptor subunit has translation MKTVIAIIVIILGAAFFVHWQSPQWLNDFLPATDRQTETFGQMPELNKQSPWVAGFGKVEPVSQKRHLAFEISGLLEEVLVKEGDTVQQGQEVAKLRDDEYSARLDAARSDAQALKAQYDKLMAGARQEEKTETLSVVQRTKSVMENARVEMKRRKELLAQNLIAKEEVDRTETEYLVAEKEYEEARQRYLVMKNFSRKEDIATAWAQYEAAVQNALDMQAQLEKTRLRSPVAGKVLRVHRQPGENVSIFFECPVLTVADISRYQIRAEINEKYAALLEPGQKAYFTSEAFGSSRFEGRIERVGYMTGPKTVTLDLPQEKADTKVIETIISLDSQDGLVTGLTGDVFILTNENSGQIRTQVENTTDNQ, from the coding sequence ATGAAAACCGTTATCGCCATCATCGTCATTATTCTGGGGGCAGCCTTTTTCGTCCATTGGCAGTCCCCGCAATGGCTCAACGACTTTCTGCCAGCTACGGACCGGCAGACCGAGACCTTCGGCCAAATGCCCGAGCTGAACAAGCAATCCCCCTGGGTTGCCGGATTCGGCAAGGTGGAGCCGGTCTCCCAGAAACGCCACCTGGCCTTTGAAATCAGCGGTTTGCTTGAGGAGGTACTGGTAAAGGAAGGCGACACGGTCCAGCAGGGCCAGGAGGTCGCCAAGCTCAGAGACGACGAATACTCGGCCAGACTTGATGCCGCCCGCTCGGATGCCCAGGCGCTGAAGGCGCAGTACGACAAACTCATGGCCGGAGCCCGCCAGGAGGAGAAGACCGAAACCCTGTCCGTGGTCCAACGGACAAAGTCGGTCATGGAAAACGCCCGTGTGGAAATGAAGCGACGCAAAGAGCTGCTCGCTCAAAACCTCATCGCCAAGGAAGAAGTGGACCGCACCGAAACCGAGTATCTGGTGGCTGAAAAGGAATACGAAGAGGCTCGCCAACGCTATCTGGTGATGAAGAACTTCTCGCGCAAGGAAGATATCGCCACGGCCTGGGCGCAGTACGAAGCAGCCGTGCAAAATGCCCTGGACATGCAGGCGCAGCTTGAAAAGACAAGGCTCAGAAGCCCGGTCGCGGGCAAGGTTCTGCGCGTTCACCGACAGCCCGGCGAAAACGTGTCGATATTTTTCGAGTGCCCGGTGCTGACCGTGGCGGACATCAGCCGCTATCAGATACGGGCCGAGATCAACGAGAAGTACGCCGCCCTGCTGGAGCCGGGCCAGAAAGCGTACTTCACTTCCGAAGCGTTCGGCAGCTCCCGCTTCGAGGGCCGGATAGAGCGGGTCGGGTACATGACCGGCCCCAAGACCGTAACCCTCGACCTTCCCCAGGAAAAGGCCGACACCAAGGTGATTGAGACCATCATCTCTCTGGACAGCCAGGACGGTCTGGTCACCGGCCTCACCGGCGACGTCTTCATCCTCACCAACGAGAACTCCGGCCAGATCAGAACCCAGGTCGAAAACACCACAGACAATCAGTAA
- a CDS encoding ABC transporter ATP-binding protein, with translation MTNPRTVIHINGVSKHFGTGDNLTYALKDITLSVDRGEVLMLMGPSGSGKTTLLSIMGCILQPSAGTLSIAGVEATGLNAKKLGALRLEHLGFIFQEYNLFPTLSVVDNILVALHLRGVKGSEARKRALAALDSVGLEAKADAMPETMSGGQKQRLAIARALAGRPSIILADEPTAALDSANGKMIVELMTGLAHEQNHCVVMVTHDPRTIDYADRMLTIEDGTLAATQNTPTSGGY, from the coding sequence ATGACAAATCCACGAACCGTCATACACATCAACGGCGTCTCCAAGCATTTCGGAACCGGCGACAACCTGACCTACGCGTTGAAGGACATCACTCTGTCCGTGGATCGAGGCGAAGTGCTGATGCTCATGGGCCCATCCGGCAGCGGCAAGACCACCCTGCTCTCCATCATGGGGTGCATTCTGCAACCCAGCGCCGGGACCCTGTCCATAGCCGGCGTTGAGGCCACGGGGTTGAACGCCAAAAAGCTCGGCGCGCTCCGGCTTGAACATCTGGGATTCATTTTCCAGGAATACAATCTTTTCCCGACACTCTCGGTGGTGGACAACATCCTGGTGGCCCTGCATCTGCGGGGTGTCAAAGGAAGCGAGGCCCGCAAACGCGCGCTGGCAGCCCTGGATTCAGTAGGGCTTGAGGCCAAGGCCGATGCCATGCCCGAAACCATGAGCGGCGGCCAGAAGCAACGACTGGCCATCGCCCGCGCCCTGGCCGGACGGCCGAGCATAATCCTGGCCGATGAACCCACTGCGGCCCTGGATTCCGCAAACGGGAAAATGATTGTGGAACTCATGACCGGACTGGCCCATGAGCAAAACCACTGCGTGGTCATGGTGACCCATGACCCGCGGACAATAGATTACGCGGACCGGATGCTGACCATCGAGGACGGCACTTTGGCCGCAACCCAAAACACGCCAACCTCCGGCGGATACTAG
- a CDS encoding FtsX-like permease family protein: MIYRIARQNLFHDKVRLCVTLTGIVFAVVLITVEIGLFLGFTQTISAVIDHSGADVWVTSRGVKNFDIALSLKERKYYEVISLPEVREAAKFIIRFADWKKPDGLQESIEIIGYETDKDMGGPWNFVRGSGRMLDLRDAIVIDQLYMEKLGVTQLGEQVEINKKKARVAALTQGIRSFTTSPYVFASLDVARGYTFLEPGEFTYLLVRGKAGLPPERLKQAIAGRVDHVDVYTTPEFSAKTQRYWMFNTGAGTGLLIAAFLGLVVGMVIVAQTLYATTLDHISEFATLKAMGAPNAYIYSIIIVQAAISALLGYALGILAASIISDMSAFSAMVIVLPWGLKLAMLGLTMVMCIVSAVISIRKVMRLDPALVFKGR, translated from the coding sequence ATGATCTATAGAATAGCCAGACAGAACCTGTTCCATGACAAGGTGCGCCTTTGCGTGACCTTGACCGGCATCGTCTTTGCCGTGGTTCTGATCACGGTGGAAATCGGGCTCTTTCTCGGCTTTACCCAGACGATTTCGGCGGTCATCGACCATTCCGGAGCGGATGTGTGGGTCACATCCCGTGGGGTCAAGAACTTCGACATCGCGCTGTCCCTGAAGGAGCGCAAATATTACGAGGTCATTTCTCTGCCCGAGGTACGGGAGGCGGCCAAATTCATCATCCGGTTCGCGGACTGGAAAAAACCGGACGGCCTGCAGGAGTCCATTGAGATCATCGGGTACGAAACCGACAAGGACATGGGCGGCCCCTGGAACTTCGTCCGGGGCTCGGGCAGAATGCTCGACCTCCGAGACGCCATTGTCATCGATCAGCTCTATATGGAAAAGCTGGGCGTCACCCAATTAGGGGAACAGGTGGAGATCAACAAGAAGAAGGCCCGGGTCGCCGCTCTGACGCAAGGAATCCGGTCATTCACCACTTCTCCCTACGTATTCGCTTCGCTCGACGTTGCCCGAGGGTACACTTTCCTCGAACCAGGGGAGTTCACCTATCTGCTGGTCCGGGGTAAGGCGGGGCTCCCCCCCGAGCGTCTCAAGCAAGCGATCGCCGGACGGGTGGACCATGTGGATGTCTATACCACGCCCGAATTCAGCGCCAAGACCCAGCGTTACTGGATGTTCAACACCGGAGCCGGTACCGGACTGCTCATCGCGGCCTTTCTCGGCCTCGTAGTGGGTATGGTCATCGTGGCCCAGACCCTGTACGCCACCACCCTGGACCATATTTCCGAATTTGCGACCCTCAAGGCAATGGGCGCCCCCAACGCCTATATCTATTCTATTATTATAGTCCAGGCTGCCATAAGCGCGCTGCTGGGGTACGCACTGGGCATCCTCGCTGCCAGCATCATTTCCGACATGAGCGCCTTCTCTGCAATGGTCATCGTCCTGCCCTGGGGGCTGAAGCTGGCCATGCTCGGCCTGACCATGGTCATGTGTATCGTTTCCGCCGTCATATCCATCCGCAAGGTCATGCGCCTTGATCCGGCACTGGTCTTCAAGGGCAGATAG
- the prsT gene encoding XrtA/PEP-CTERM system TPR-repeat protein PrsT, whose amino-acid sequence MKVRFAPICILLLLTFVMSACGQGSESDLMAEGERYMQDENYQGAIVIFKTLLEKSPEKMEARFALGKAYLKTGKLDQAEKSFEKYARQNPYDNELLLETGRLKLFRRDFAGAVEDLTTYTDKEPKSAEGFSLLGRAEWALGKDKEAMAKFEKALALDPNQTEAELALAQLYLAQDDTAKAQELIDNLLAVSPNNREGLYFKARLDGLRGDQEGYLATLKTLVNAHPTDGYAKFLYGKALIGEGDLDSAAALSKELLEGAPKAPFGKLLAGLVNYARKDYTAAVNALQEAVSIRPDIEGYFYLGMSYYGMGDLETAISQLRIAADRSDRFLKAREMISLILFQQKRYNEAIAEAQKIIEVDPNNVLGRVILGDAYTAKGNPDMALDELKEITEKNPNFANAFIKMGALYYQKGEMGETEAALKGAMDAAPDSVRPRLVLSAFYLRNGDKDLAQGILTKGLKGTQEDVPLYVALARMSLLDKDTAKAREYLGKAKSLDEKNPAPFMMLASMDLAEKNAEGALSEYNALIAQRPAYVRALLAKAVVLDTMGKNDEAVATYKEAIKSGDASAYMAYAGSLRKAGNDEGALGVINEGLDRFVHNTGLTQQKAEILYAMKRYDDVLTMSNEVEKVNRAAGLSLRTRTYVLMKEYDKAVAAARQMCDFDPKNPSGYLVLADVNMNAGRTDAWVKALDEGVAKCGPNPALLLQLGRYYSSQGDYPKALTYFDSVIKSDEKSFQAYAMQGDVYLTTGRKDKAVDSYTRALELNDRYIPALNNLAMIYINDSKTAPEALRLAYKAYLQAPWNPSIMDTFGYALAVNGKADTAVSILEKAASVQTDDQNINYHLGYAYYKAGDKEKAKSTLKVVADCPECELRADARKLIKTIDGE is encoded by the coding sequence GTGAAAGTCCGATTTGCACCCATATGTATCCTTCTTCTTCTGACCTTCGTCATGTCCGCGTGCGGGCAGGGCTCTGAATCCGATCTCATGGCCGAGGGCGAACGGTATATGCAGGATGAGAATTACCAGGGAGCCATTGTCATCTTCAAGACGCTGCTCGAAAAGTCTCCGGAAAAGATGGAGGCTCGCTTTGCTCTGGGTAAGGCCTATCTGAAGACGGGAAAGCTGGACCAGGCAGAGAAGAGCTTTGAGAAGTATGCACGCCAAAACCCTTACGACAACGAACTGTTGCTCGAGACAGGACGCCTGAAGCTGTTCCGCCGCGACTTTGCCGGGGCGGTCGAGGACCTGACCACCTATACGGATAAGGAACCCAAGTCCGCCGAGGGCTTCAGCCTGCTCGGCCGTGCCGAATGGGCCTTGGGCAAGGACAAGGAAGCCATGGCCAAGTTCGAGAAGGCGCTGGCTCTGGATCCGAACCAGACTGAGGCCGAACTGGCACTTGCCCAGTTGTATCTTGCCCAGGACGATACGGCCAAGGCCCAGGAACTCATCGACAACCTGCTTGCGGTTTCCCCGAACAACCGTGAGGGGTTATATTTCAAGGCCAGGCTTGACGGCCTGCGCGGTGACCAGGAAGGGTATCTTGCTACCCTGAAGACCCTGGTGAATGCCCACCCCACCGACGGGTATGCCAAATTTCTCTATGGCAAGGCGCTTATAGGCGAAGGCGATTTGGATAGTGCTGCGGCGTTGTCCAAGGAGCTCCTGGAGGGTGCCCCCAAGGCGCCTTTCGGCAAGCTCCTCGCCGGTCTGGTCAACTATGCCCGCAAGGACTACACGGCTGCAGTCAATGCGCTGCAGGAAGCCGTCTCCATTCGACCCGACATCGAAGGGTACTTCTACCTTGGCATGAGCTATTACGGCATGGGTGATCTGGAGACTGCCATTTCCCAGCTGCGTATTGCGGCCGATCGTTCCGACCGTTTCCTCAAGGCCCGTGAAATGATCAGCCTCATTCTCTTTCAGCAAAAGCGCTACAACGAGGCCATTGCCGAGGCGCAGAAGATCATCGAGGTCGACCCCAACAATGTCCTGGGCCGGGTTATCCTGGGCGATGCCTACACCGCCAAGGGCAATCCGGACATGGCCTTGGACGAATTGAAGGAAATCACGGAAAAGAATCCGAATTTTGCCAACGCCTTCATCAAGATGGGCGCGCTGTATTACCAGAAGGGTGAGATGGGTGAGACCGAGGCAGCCCTCAAGGGGGCGATGGACGCCGCTCCTGACAGCGTCCGTCCCCGTCTTGTCTTGTCCGCTTTCTATCTCCGCAACGGGGACAAGGACCTTGCCCAAGGGATCCTGACAAAGGGACTCAAGGGGACCCAGGAAGACGTGCCGCTTTATGTCGCATTGGCTCGCATGTCGCTTCTGGACAAGGATACCGCCAAGGCCAGAGAGTACCTGGGCAAGGCCAAATCTCTTGATGAAAAGAATCCGGCTCCCTTCATGATGCTCGCGTCCATGGATTTGGCGGAAAAGAATGCTGAGGGTGCCCTGAGCGAATATAACGCGCTGATCGCCCAACGGCCTGCATATGTCAGGGCCTTGCTGGCCAAGGCCGTGGTCCTGGACACCATGGGCAAGAACGACGAGGCCGTCGCTACCTACAAGGAAGCGATCAAGTCCGGCGATGCCTCGGCCTATATGGCCTATGCGGGTAGTCTCCGGAAGGCCGGTAACGACGAAGGTGCGCTGGGCGTCATCAATGAAGGCCTGGACCGTTTCGTTCACAACACCGGGCTTACCCAGCAGAAGGCTGAAATTCTCTATGCCATGAAGCGGTACGATGACGTGCTGACCATGAGCAACGAAGTGGAAAAGGTCAATCGCGCGGCGGGGCTCAGCCTGCGCACCCGGACCTATGTGCTGATGAAGGAGTACGACAAGGCCGTGGCCGCCGCCCGTCAGATGTGCGATTTCGACCCCAAGAATCCCAGCGGGTATCTGGTCCTGGCCGATGTCAATATGAACGCCGGACGGACCGATGCCTGGGTCAAGGCCCTGGATGAGGGCGTTGCCAAGTGTGGCCCGAACCCCGCGCTGCTGCTGCAACTCGGCCGCTATTACTCCAGCCAGGGCGATTACCCCAAGGCCCTGACCTACTTCGACTCGGTCATCAAGAGCGATGAAAAATCATTTCAGGCCTATGCCATGCAGGGCGACGTCTACCTGACGACCGGCCGCAAGGACAAGGCTGTTGACAGCTACACCAGAGCGCTGGAGCTGAACGACAGATACATTCCGGCTCTGAACAACCTGGCCATGATCTACATCAACGATTCCAAGACGGCCCCCGAAGCGTTACGCCTCGCCTACAAGGCCTACCTGCAGGCGCCGTGGAATCCTTCGATCATGGACACCTTCGGTTATGCCCTGGCCGTGAACGGCAAGGCGGACACCGCCGTTTCCATCCTGGAAAAGGCGGCGTCTGTGCAGACCGACGACCAAAACATCAACTATCATCTCGGTTACGCTTATTACAAGGCGGGCGACAAGGAGAAGGCCAAGTCCACGCTGAAGGTCGTGGCTGACTGCCCCGAGTGCGAACTTCGTGCTGACGCCCGCAAACTTATCAAGACTATTGACGGCGAATAA
- a CDS encoding TIGR03013 family XrtA/PEP-CTERM system glycosyltransferase, whose translation MVAIASLRVFKDFLSLALALVFGSLLFFNDFSEVLSVCRGRCYDLAALVAVVLVSSCIVHLTLYATRGDKTDGYPSLFISLILATNVAFLVYWQTGLFMRLEEMVLLVLCLFGLFQSSWIVLSRNWQRIPGLVNRVVIVGNGKLAEEMKGLALASGGRYQFRDFIECVPGQWADPEAQVDNPTREILERAKKVKANKVVISLTERRGAFPLQEILNCKLSGMEVLDAPEFYERVNGKLMLENITPSWFIFSKGFKIMGLRRFFKRIGDIVLSLIGIVLVSPLLPLVALAIKLDSPGPVLFKQVRVGKADENFIIYKFRSMRQDAEKESGAVWAEKNDARITKLGAFLRKSRIDELPQLFNVLVGDMSLVGPRPERPEFVKDLKKVIPYYSERHFVKPGITGWAQVRYPYGASVEDAIEKLRYDLYYIKNYSLFFDFRIMIDTVSVMAKKLGR comes from the coding sequence ATGGTAGCAATAGCATCGCTTAGAGTATTCAAGGACTTCTTGTCCCTGGCATTGGCGCTTGTTTTTGGATCGCTGCTGTTTTTCAATGACTTCAGCGAAGTCCTCTCGGTTTGTCGGGGACGTTGCTATGACCTGGCGGCCCTGGTCGCGGTGGTTCTGGTTTCGTCCTGCATCGTCCACCTGACGCTGTACGCAACCCGGGGCGACAAGACGGACGGCTACCCCAGCCTGTTCATCAGCCTGATCCTGGCGACCAACGTGGCCTTTCTGGTCTACTGGCAGACCGGCCTGTTCATGCGCCTGGAAGAGATGGTTCTTCTCGTCCTGTGCCTGTTCGGCCTTTTCCAGTCCAGCTGGATCGTGCTTTCCAGGAATTGGCAGAGAATCCCCGGCCTGGTAAACCGCGTGGTCATCGTGGGCAACGGCAAGCTGGCCGAGGAAATGAAGGGCCTGGCCCTGGCCTCGGGCGGTCGCTATCAGTTCCGTGATTTCATCGAGTGCGTTCCTGGTCAGTGGGCCGATCCTGAAGCCCAGGTGGACAACCCGACCCGCGAAATCCTCGAACGGGCCAAGAAGGTCAAAGCCAACAAGGTGGTCATTTCCCTGACCGAGCGTCGCGGCGCCTTTCCCCTGCAGGAAATCCTGAACTGCAAGCTCAGCGGCATGGAAGTGCTGGACGCCCCCGAGTTCTACGAGCGCGTCAACGGAAAGCTCATGCTCGAAAACATCACCCCGAGCTGGTTCATCTTTTCCAAGGGTTTCAAGATCATGGGGCTGCGCCGCTTCTTCAAGCGGATTGGCGACATCGTTTTGTCCCTGATCGGTATTGTCCTGGTCTCCCCGCTGTTGCCCCTGGTGGCCCTGGCCATCAAGCTGGATTCTCCTGGCCCGGTCCTCTTCAAGCAGGTCCGCGTGGGCAAGGCCGACGAGAACTTCATCATCTACAAGTTCCGCTCCATGCGGCAGGACGCAGAAAAGGAATCCGGTGCGGTGTGGGCCGAGAAGAACGACGCTCGCATCACCAAGCTGGGAGCCTTCCTGCGGAAGTCCCGCATCGACGAGCTTCCCCAGCTCTTCAACGTGCTGGTCGGTGATATGAGTCTGGTGGGGCCTCGTCCCGAGCGTCCCGAGTTCGTCAAGGACCTGAAGAAGGTCATTCCGTACTATTCCGAGCGTCATTTCGTGAAGCCCGGTATCACGGGGTGGGCCCAGGTTCGTTATCCTTATGGTGCCTCCGTGGAAGACGCCATTGAAAAGCTGCGCTACGACCTGTATTACATCAAAAATTATTCGCTGTTCTTCGACTTCAGGATCATGATCGACACCGTTTCCGTCATGGCCAAGAAACTGGGACGCTAA
- a CDS encoding polysaccharide biosynthesis/export family protein: MKTCVLIVALVFLAPAISFADDYVIGEGDVLSVHVWGEDELNSTVTVRPDGKISMPGVDDVEAAGLTLPQLKERLQKRISSLIKDPILNVSLVATVNSRVFVVGGGVEPRVFDMPQRTTLLRVLASLGSLARADLRKAYVYRDGKKVMSDFDGLFYKGEFEKDIRLEPGDTIFMPVKYDQNVYVVGAVNQPKAILYQDGLTVLDALLMAGEFSKYANEDEIVIVRTNDGKKERIPVRTKDLLKKGDLKQNVQLQAGDYIIAQESFF, encoded by the coding sequence ATGAAGACATGTGTTTTGATTGTGGCGCTGGTGTTCCTGGCACCGGCCATAAGCTTCGCCGACGACTACGTCATCGGCGAAGGGGATGTGCTCTCCGTGCATGTCTGGGGGGAAGATGAACTGAACTCCACCGTGACGGTCCGGCCCGACGGCAAGATTTCCATGCCTGGGGTGGATGATGTCGAGGCGGCAGGCTTAACCCTGCCCCAGCTCAAGGAGCGTTTGCAGAAGCGCATCTCCAGCTTGATCAAGGATCCCATCCTCAATGTTTCCCTGGTCGCGACCGTCAACAGCCGGGTCTTCGTGGTCGGCGGCGGTGTTGAACCACGTGTGTTCGACATGCCCCAGCGCACCACGCTTTTGAGGGTGCTCGCCTCCCTCGGGTCTCTGGCTCGGGCCGACCTGCGCAAGGCGTACGTTTATCGTGACGGCAAAAAAGTGATGTCCGATTTCGATGGACTCTTCTACAAGGGCGAGTTCGAGAAGGACATTCGGCTTGAACCCGGTGATACGATTTTCATGCCGGTCAAATACGACCAGAACGTGTACGTGGTCGGGGCTGTCAATCAACCCAAGGCCATCCTCTATCAGGATGGGCTCACTGTTCTGGATGCGCTGCTGATGGCCGGTGAATTCAGCAAATACGCCAATGAGGACGAAATCGTCATCGTCCGGACCAACGACGGCAAGAAGGAGCGCATTCCGGTTCGCACCAAAGACCTCCTCAAAAAGGGCGATCTCAAACAGAACGTCCAACTCCAGGCCGGCGACTACATCATCGCGCAAGAAAGCTTCTTCTAG